One window of Macrococcus sp. 19Msa1099 genomic DNA carries:
- a CDS encoding GTP pyrophosphokinase family protein, whose protein sequence is MNQWDLFLSPYYQAVDELKVKLKGIRKQFINEGKSSPIEFVTGRVKPVPSIIEKANTRGIAFDKLSEEMYDIAGLRLMCQFVDDIDVVVNMLKARSDFEVVEERDYIKDTKESGYRSYHVIIKYPIETLSGQKFILAEIQIRTLAMNFWATIEHTLRYKYSGDYPPEIRTRLERAAEAAFLLDEEMSEIREEIQEAQKYYTEQRSEKR, encoded by the coding sequence ATGAATCAATGGGATTTATTCTTGTCGCCGTATTATCAGGCGGTTGATGAACTTAAAGTGAAGCTTAAAGGCATAAGGAAACAGTTTATTAATGAAGGTAAATCATCACCAATTGAATTTGTGACCGGACGCGTAAAGCCGGTACCAAGCATTATCGAGAAAGCGAATACGAGAGGAATCGCATTTGATAAGCTCAGTGAAGAGATGTATGATATTGCGGGTTTAAGGTTGATGTGTCAGTTCGTAGATGATATCGATGTTGTCGTTAATATGCTTAAAGCAAGAAGTGACTTTGAAGTCGTTGAAGAGCGTGATTATATCAAAGATACGAAGGAAAGCGGATATCGCTCGTATCATGTCATCATCAAGTATCCGATAGAAACGTTATCGGGCCAGAAGTTTATTCTTGCAGAAATTCAGATTCGTACACTTGCCATGAATTTCTGGGCAACGATTGAACATACGCTGCGCTATAAGTATAGTGGGGACTATCCACCGGAAATCAGAACGAGACTGGAACGTGCGGCTGAAGCTGCATTTCTGCTGGATGAAGAGATGTCTGAAATTCGTGAAGAAATACAGGAAGCACAAAAATATTATACCGAACAACGCAGCGAAAAACGCTAA
- a CDS encoding NAD kinase: MRYAILTKGDSKSNALKQKMVSYMNDFNMTEDTATPEIVISVGGDGTLLQAFHTYSHQLEETSFVGIHTGHLGFYADWLPHEVEKLIIAINNDSFQVIEYPLVEVVVRYDEGKASRYLALNEATVKTHNGATLVADISLRGELFERFRGDGLCISTPSGSTAYNKALGGALIHPSLDAIQVTEIASINNRVFRTVGSPLVLPKHHNCQVEPANPITLQLTFDHITADHKGVSSIQYRVADEKVRFARFRPFPFWKRVHDSFIASE, encoded by the coding sequence ATGAGATATGCAATATTGACTAAAGGTGACTCTAAGAGTAATGCTTTAAAGCAGAAGATGGTCAGTTATATGAATGACTTCAATATGACAGAAGATACAGCGACTCCTGAAATTGTCATCTCTGTTGGGGGAGACGGGACATTACTTCAGGCGTTTCATACATATAGTCATCAACTGGAAGAAACGAGTTTTGTTGGTATACATACGGGACATCTTGGCTTCTATGCAGACTGGCTCCCGCATGAAGTGGAAAAACTGATCATTGCAATCAATAATGATTCATTCCAGGTCATCGAATACCCGCTTGTTGAAGTTGTTGTCAGATACGATGAAGGTAAGGCGAGTCGATATCTCGCACTGAACGAAGCTACTGTAAAGACGCATAATGGTGCAACGCTGGTCGCAGATATAAGTTTAAGAGGTGAGCTATTTGAACGTTTCAGAGGCGATGGATTGTGTATTTCAACACCGAGCGGCTCTACGGCATATAATAAAGCGCTTGGCGGTGCACTGATACATCCTTCATTGGATGCAATTCAAGTGACCGAAATTGCTTCGATTAACAATCGTGTGTTCCGTACAGTCGGTTCACCGCTCGTACTCCCTAAACATCATAATTGTCAGGTGGAACCTGCAAATCCAATCACATTACAGCTTACATTTGATCATATCACTGCGGATCATAAAGGTGTTTCGTCGATACAGTACCGTGTTGCGGATGAGAAAGTGAGATTTGCACGATTCAGACCCTTTCCTTTCTGGAAACGTGTGCACGATTCATTTATCGCAAGCGAATGA
- a CDS encoding RluA family pseudouridine synthase, translated as MKQLTYAVTEQITVKKFLQNHQYSRKSISAIKQNGALLVNGRQVTVRYEMHKDDTLTVWLPEESRSKALIASHIPIRIHYNDEYLIVVSKPPFMNTIPSKQHPHDSLIEAVYGYLETHGDKSVLHPVSRLDRDTSGLVVFSKHQLTHHLLTGKIEKFYILIVAGHVKDHGNYVYPIDRASDSIITRTVAINGQHARTEYHLIDYDAVLDISLVHAKLHTGRTHQIRVHFSAALHPLAGDSLYGGNSLMNRQALHAAEVRLTHPITGEKLHILDALPEDLETLLVNMEVHHGRTRFYD; from the coding sequence ATGAAACAGCTTACTTATGCAGTGACAGAACAGATAACAGTTAAGAAATTTCTTCAGAACCATCAATATAGCAGAAAGAGTATAAGCGCCATTAAACAAAATGGTGCTTTACTTGTTAATGGGCGTCAGGTGACGGTGCGATATGAGATGCATAAGGATGATACTTTAACTGTCTGGCTCCCTGAGGAATCAAGAAGTAAAGCACTTATAGCAAGTCATATTCCAATACGAATACACTATAACGATGAGTATCTGATCGTTGTGTCTAAACCCCCTTTTATGAATACGATACCTTCAAAGCAGCATCCGCATGACAGTTTGATAGAAGCAGTATATGGTTATCTGGAAACGCACGGTGATAAGAGCGTGCTCCATCCAGTCAGCAGGTTAGATCGTGATACGAGTGGACTTGTTGTATTCAGCAAACATCAGCTGACCCATCATCTGTTAACAGGGAAGATAGAGAAATTCTATATTCTCATTGTTGCAGGTCATGTGAAAGACCATGGTAACTATGTCTATCCGATTGACAGAGCATCTGATTCTATCATTACACGTACTGTTGCTATTAACGGACAGCATGCACGTACAGAATATCATTTAATAGATTATGATGCAGTGTTAGATATAAGTCTTGTACACGCAAAGTTACATACAGGTAGAACGCACCAGATTAGAGTGCATTTCAGTGCAGCTTTACATCCGCTTGCTGGAGATAGCCTCTATGGGGGCAATTCATTGATGAATAGACAGGCGTTACACGCAGCTGAAGTACGCCTGACCCATCCGATTACAGGGGAAAAGCTGCATATTCTTGATGCCCTACCGGAGGATCTTGAAACATTATTAGTAAATATGGAGGTACATCATGGCAGAACAAGATTTTATGACTGA
- the mgtE gene encoding magnesium transporter: MAEQDFMTDEAMYDKALLDSLLLNNEIDAFRDEFLELHTYDQGAYFTEADDELRNQMYHLLSPKEVAELLETTEMEDEDYDHIFDTMDARYASDMLSEMSFDNAVDLLKILPKTKVASLLLLMDKDASEEIKALLHYEEDTAGSLMTTEYISISEMMSVREAMIHVKEQAPKAETIYVIFVQNDKKKLVGVISLRELIVAENDAYVEEVMNERVISVNVADDQEDVAMIMRDYDFLAVPVVDYQNHLLGIITIDDILDVIDEEASEDYSRLAGVSDIDSTKDTVFTTARKRLPWLMILTVLGMITATILGNFEETLEKVALLAAFIPIIGGMAGNSGTQSLAVAVRGISTGEVDEQSKVKLALREAGSGLLSGLCCAVLLFIIIVLIYQTPILALIVSFSLTIAMTVATLSGALVPLLMHRMKIDPAVASGPFISTINDIISMLIYFSLATTFMSYLV, translated from the coding sequence ATGGCAGAACAAGATTTTATGACTGACGAAGCAATGTATGATAAAGCATTGCTCGATTCACTCTTATTGAATAATGAAATAGATGCATTTCGCGATGAATTCCTGGAACTTCATACATACGACCAAGGAGCATACTTTACCGAAGCAGATGATGAACTGAGAAATCAGATGTATCATTTATTATCTCCGAAAGAAGTCGCAGAGTTGCTTGAGACGACAGAAATGGAAGATGAAGATTACGATCATATCTTCGATACGATGGATGCACGTTATGCCAGTGATATGCTGTCTGAAATGTCATTTGATAATGCGGTCGATCTACTGAAGATCTTACCGAAAACAAAAGTTGCAAGCTTACTGCTGTTGATGGATAAAGACGCTTCAGAAGAAATTAAAGCGTTATTGCATTACGAAGAAGATACAGCTGGAAGTTTGATGACAACTGAATATATTTCAATTTCAGAGATGATGTCCGTGCGTGAAGCAATGATTCATGTAAAGGAGCAAGCACCAAAAGCTGAGACAATCTATGTCATCTTTGTGCAGAACGACAAAAAGAAGCTCGTCGGTGTTATTTCACTCAGAGAATTAATTGTAGCAGAAAATGATGCATACGTAGAAGAAGTGATGAATGAACGTGTTATCAGTGTCAATGTTGCTGATGATCAGGAAGATGTTGCGATGATTATGCGAGATTATGACTTTCTTGCAGTACCTGTCGTTGACTATCAGAATCATCTGCTCGGGATTATTACGATTGATGATATCCTCGATGTTATTGACGAAGAAGCGAGTGAAGACTACTCTAGACTTGCCGGTGTCAGCGATATTGACTCGACGAAAGATACGGTCTTTACAACAGCACGCAAACGATTGCCGTGGCTGATGATTCTAACGGTACTTGGAATGATTACAGCAACGATCCTTGGCAATTTTGAAGAGACGCTGGAGAAAGTAGCACTGCTTGCAGCTTTTATCCCAATTATCGGGGGAATGGCCGGGAATTCTGGTACACAGAGTCTGGCGGTTGCAGTGCGCGGGATTTCTACGGGTGAAGTGGATGAGCAGAGTAAAGTAAAGCTCGCACTCAGAGAAGCGGGATCTGGATTGCTTTCAGGATTGTGTTGTGCGGTATTATTGTTTATTATTATTGTATTGATTTATCAAACGCCGATTCTTGCACTCATCGTTTCCTTTAGTTTAACGATTGCGATGACGGTGGCAACATTGTCTGGTGCATTGGTCCCGTTACTCATGCACAGAATGAAGATAGATCCTGCAGTTGCAAGTGGTCCTTTTATTTCGACAATCAATGATATTATCAGTATGCTGATCTATTTCAGTCTTGCAACGACATTTATGAGCTATTTAGTTTAG
- a CDS encoding monovalent cation:proton antiporter family protein: MENHDQLISLVVVVVCAFLTPILLNRLRITFLPVVVAEILMGIIVGKSLFNWVERTEMLNILSTLGFIFLMFLSGLEIDFKTFKSKPGTKKGKEPNPLILTLSIFLGILLLSIGAAYLFKWAGLVDDVLLMVIIISTISLGVVVPTLKEMNLMQTSIGQIILLVAVIADLATILLLTLYGTLHAEGDSPVWLIGILVVFTALFYVMGNRLKKLEFLHNLMAGTTQIGIRAVFALILLLVALAESVGAENILGAFLAGCVVSLLGPDKDMVDKLDSFGYGFFIPIFFIMVGVDLDIPSLFMDPSKLVLIPILFIVFYLTKAIPLAVLLKWYDKQTVLASTFLLTATLSLVIASAKIAERLGAIDSATSGTLILAAVITCVIVPVFFKKLFPVQLSEEKVIRIAFIGNNQLSIPVAQSFKSALYIPTIIYRKNNDARQISDIDVIEIDEYTYDELNSIGLFDFDIVVCSANDESINCSVALMAKEEGVERVICRVESKKEDDELLEADIEIFSEFQSTKTLLKGLIESPNMLNLLSNVETSLYEIEMLNTRYHEMRLREFPFSGDIIFVRILRGKDSIVPHGETELHFKDRLIVTGSREYVDEIKRELELF, translated from the coding sequence ATGGAAAATCATGACCAGTTAATTTCACTCGTTGTAGTCGTAGTATGTGCGTTTTTAACGCCGATACTGCTCAATAGACTACGTATTACATTCCTGCCGGTTGTTGTTGCAGAGATATTGATGGGGATTATCGTCGGAAAATCATTGTTCAATTGGGTAGAAAGAACAGAGATGCTGAATATCTTATCGACGCTCGGCTTTATTTTCCTTATGTTCTTAAGTGGTCTGGAAATTGACTTTAAGACATTTAAATCAAAGCCTGGCACTAAAAAAGGAAAAGAACCGAATCCTTTAATTTTAACGCTCTCTATATTTCTCGGGATACTGTTGTTAAGTATTGGCGCTGCCTATCTCTTTAAATGGGCCGGACTTGTTGATGATGTCTTGCTGATGGTTATTATTATCTCGACAATTTCGCTTGGTGTCGTTGTACCGACATTAAAGGAAATGAATCTGATGCAGACGAGTATCGGACAAATCATCTTACTTGTAGCCGTAATCGCAGACCTAGCGACAATTCTCCTGTTAACGCTCTATGGAACATTGCATGCAGAAGGGGATTCTCCGGTATGGCTGATCGGGATACTCGTCGTATTCACTGCACTCTTCTATGTGATGGGGAACCGTCTGAAGAAGTTAGAGTTTCTGCATAATTTAATGGCAGGAACAACGCAGATTGGAATACGTGCGGTATTTGCTCTTATTCTGTTACTTGTTGCACTTGCTGAAAGTGTCGGTGCAGAGAATATCCTTGGTGCCTTCTTAGCGGGATGTGTCGTGAGTTTACTCGGTCCTGACAAAGATATGGTCGACAAGCTTGATTCATTCGGCTATGGGTTCTTTATTCCGATATTCTTCATTATGGTAGGGGTGGACCTCGATATTCCATCATTATTTATGGATCCATCGAAGCTTGTGTTAATCCCCATCCTATTCATCGTATTCTACTTGACGAAAGCGATACCCCTTGCAGTATTGCTCAAGTGGTATGATAAGCAGACGGTGCTTGCATCAACCTTTCTACTGACTGCAACATTGTCACTCGTTATCGCCAGTGCCAAGATTGCTGAGAGGTTAGGTGCGATAGATAGTGCAACATCAGGAACTTTGATTCTTGCAGCAGTGATTACTTGCGTGATCGTGCCCGTCTTCTTTAAGAAGCTCTTCCCGGTGCAGTTAAGCGAAGAGAAAGTCATTCGAATTGCATTTATCGGAAATAATCAGCTCTCGATACCTGTAGCACAAAGCTTTAAATCAGCGCTGTATATACCAACAATTATCTACAGGAAGAATAACGATGCACGTCAAATCAGTGATATCGATGTCATTGAGATCGATGAATATACTTACGATGAATTAAATTCAATCGGATTGTTCGATTTTGATATCGTCGTATGTTCAGCAAATGATGAATCGATTAACTGCAGTGTGGCACTGATGGCAAAAGAAGAAGGTGTTGAGCGTGTTATCTGTCGCGTAGAATCCAAGAAAGAAGACGATGAACTATTGGAGGCAGATATTGAAATCTTCAGCGAATTCCAGAGTACGAAGACATTGCTGAAAGGTCTGATCGAATCACCGAATATGCTGAATTTATTGTCTAACGTAGAGACATCACTGTATGAGATAGAAATGTTGAATACGCGTTATCATGAAATGCGTCTACGTGAGTTTCCGTTCAGCGGTGATATTATCTTCGTCCGCATACTACGCGGCAAAGATTCAATCGTGCCTCATGGAGAAACCGAATTACACTTTAAAGACCGTCTTATCGTAACAGGGTCAAGAGAGTATGTAGATGAAATTAAACGGGAACTCGAATTGTTCTAA